The following are encoded together in the Flavobacterium haoranii genome:
- a CDS encoding SixA phosphatase family protein produces the protein MKNLILIRHAKSSWETPLRDIDRPLSKRGIDDAHLISSKIIDFLPKTFVVWSSVAKRAKETALILTQNLGIPNETIFLKDGLYTFDEFQLEDEIKKCENKYDNLILFGHNDAITNFVNKFGNLFMDNVPTTGFVSLEIQIQDWKELKKGKTVKTIFPSHFKHEQYKPQSIH, from the coding sequence ATGAAAAATCTAATATTAATAAGACACGCAAAGTCAAGTTGGGAAACTCCCTTGAGAGATATAGACCGACCATTATCTAAAAGAGGTATAGATGATGCACATTTAATTTCATCAAAGATTATTGATTTTTTACCAAAAACATTTGTAGTTTGGAGTAGCGTAGCTAAGAGGGCTAAAGAAACTGCTTTAATTCTTACGCAAAATCTTGGAATACCAAATGAAACTATTTTTTTAAAAGACGGATTGTATACATTTGATGAATTTCAGTTAGAAGATGAAATTAAGAAATGTGAAAATAAATACGATAACTTAATTCTTTTTGGGCATAACGATGCTATTACAAATTTTGTTAATAAATTTGGGAATCTTTTTATGGATAATGTTCCTACTACAGGTTTTGTCTCTTTAGAGATACAAATACAAGATTGGAAAGAACTAAAAAAAGGAAAGACTGTTAAAACAATTTTCCCAAGTCATTTTAAACATGAGCAATATAAACCACAATCAATACATTGA
- a CDS encoding T9SS type B sorting domain-containing protein, protein MRVFKFNLLLILFAIGNCYSQFTTDKPDLRLCGNSPNYYLDYFNCTSNNYTLDNVFLSLTDVNGVPLDTTTCTPGTSHTMYIMLNYTSNSNSDIYHARMFADLIVNGSSTSLNVSLGTVAPGSGQRLLYGPFNWVCGQEIMLDRILIVWKTSGNNNLLVPYNCHSYNRSQCEYPGSVVVVAPLAVQFNYEGCTSGNLATINFESTTTGGNPPYSYAWDFDSDGIIDSTQENPINTYTSLSATTATLTVTDSYGTTNTFSVLLNFPSELLINANVQGLTCDPNSTASIDLTVSGGTPPYTYSWNTGSTNEDVSGLSEGTYNVTVTDAIGCIKTYSTTISQIVCCEFLVTCPTFPPTTLECYDLLPIEGEISESDFEALGNGDGFIGDNPCGIILITVQNSAYAGCNSNVIRTYTVTEYQDDNNNGIHDPNETTILNTFTCNQTILINDTTAPTIDIAAADLTVECDGNGNTADLQAWLASNGGASSSDACSSVTWSNNYSSLSDDCGATGSVSVTFIATDDCGNSSSSSATFTIQDTTAPTIDILASDLTVECDGNGNAAELQAWLAANGGASSSDACSSVTWSNNYASLSDDCGATGSVSVTFTATDDCGNSSSSSATFTIVDTTAPTIDIVAADVTVECDGNGNTADLQAWLASNGGASSSDSCSSVTWSNDYSALSDDCGATGSVTVTFTATDDCGNSSSSSATFTIQDTTAPTIAIAAADLTVECDGNGNTADLQAWLSSNGGASSSDACSNVTWSNNYSSLSDDCGATGSVSVTFTATDDCGNSSSSSATFTIQDTTAPTIDILASDLTVECDGNGNTADLQAWLSSNGGASSSDACSNVTWSNNYSSLSDDCGATGSVTVTFTATDDCGNSSTSSATFTIQDTTAPTIAIAAADLTVECDGNGNTADLQAWLASNGGASSSDNCSSVTWSNDYSALSDDCGATGSVTVTFTATDNCGNSSSSSATFTIQDTTAPTIDIVASDLTVECDGNGNTADLQAWLASNGGASSSDNCSSVTWSNDYSALSDDCGATGSVTVTFTATDDCGNSSSSSATFTIQDTTPPTIDIVAADLTVECDGNGNTADLQAWLASNGGASASDSCSSVTWSNDYSSLSDDCGATGSVSVTFTAIDDCGNSSSSSATFTIQDTTAPTIDILASDLTVECDGNGNAAELQAWLAANGGASSSDACSSVTWSNNYSSLSDDCGATGSVSVTFTATDDCGNSSSSSATFTIVDTTAPTIDIVAADVTVECDGNGNTADLQAWLSSNGGASSSDACSNVTWSNNYSSLSDDCGATGSVSITFTATDDCGNSSTSSATFTIQDTTAPTIAIAAADLTVECDGNGNTADLQAWLAANGGASSSDACSSVTWSNDYSALSDDCGATGSVSVTFTATDDCGNSSSSSATFTIQDTTAPTIDILASDLTVECDGNGNTADLQAWLASNGGASSSDACSSVTWSNNYSSLSDDCGATGSVTVTFTATDDCGNSSSSSATFTIQDTTAPTIDILASDLTVECDGNGNTADLQAWLASNGGASASDSCSSVTWSNDYSSLSDDCGATGSVSVTFTAIDDCGNSSSSSATFTIQDTTAPTIDILASDLTVECDGNGNAAELQAWLAANGGASSSDACSSVTWSNNYSSLSDDCGTTGSVSVTFTATDDCGNSSSSSATFTIVDTTAPTIDIVAADVTVECDGNGNTADLQAWLASNGGASSSDSCSSVTWSNDYSALSDDCGATGSVTVTFTATDDCGNSSSSSATFTIQDTTAPTIAIAAADLTVECDGNGNTADLQAWLASNGGASSSDNCSSVTWSNDYSALSDDCGATGSVTVTFTATDNCGNSSSSSATFTIQDTTAPTIDIVASDLTVECDGNGNTADLQAWLASNGGASSSDNCSSVTWSNDYSALSDDCGATGSVTVTFTATDDCGNSSTSSATFTIQDTTAPTIDIVAADLTVECDGNGNTVDLQTWLAANGGASASDSCSSVTWSNNYSSLSDDCGATGSITVTFTATDDCGNSSSSSATFTIQDTTAPTIDIVAADLTVECDGNGNTVDLQTWLAANGGASSSDACSSVTWSNNYSSLSDDCGATGSVTVTFTATDDCGNSSSSSATFTIQDTTPPTIDIVAADLTVECDGNGNTADLQAWLASNGGASASDSCSSVTWSNDYSSLSDDCGATGSVSVTFTAIDDCGNSSSSSATFTIQDTTAPTIDILASDLTVECDGNGNAAELQAWLAANGGASSSDACSSVTWSNNYSSLSDDCGTTGSVSVTFTATDDCGNSSSSSATFTIVDTTAPTIDIVAADVTVECDGNGNTADLQAWLASNGGASSSDSCSSVTWSNDYSALSDDCGATGSVTVTFTATDDCGNSSSSSATFTIQDTTAPTIAIAAADLTVECDGNGNTADLQAWLASNGGASSSDNCSSVTWSNDYSALSDDCGATGSVTVTFTATDNCGNSSSSSATFTIQDTTAPTIDIVASDLTVECDGNGNTADLQAWLASNGGASSSDNCSSVTWSNDYSALSDDCGATGSVTVTFTATDDCGNSSTSSATFTIQDTTAPTIDIVAADLTVECDGNGNTVDLQTWLAANGGASASDSCSSVTWSNNYSSLSDDCGATGSITVTFTATDDCGNSSSSSATFTIQDTTAPTIDIVAADLTVECDGNGNTVDLQTWLAANGGASASDSCSSVTWSNNYSSLSDDCGATGSITVTFTATDDCGNSSSSSATFTIQDTTAPTIDIVASDLTVECDGNGNTADLQAWLASNGGASSSDNCSSVTWSNDYSALSDDCGATGSVTVTFTATDDCGNSASSSATFTIVDTTAPTIDILASDLTVECDGNGNTAYLQAWLAANGGASSSDACSSVTWSNDYSALSDDCGATGSVSVTFTATDDCGNSSSSSATFTIQDTTAPTIDILASDLTVECDGNGNTADLQAWLAANGGASSSDACSSVTWSNNYASLSDDCGATGSVSVTFTATDDCGNSSSSSATFTIQDTTAPTIDILASDLTVECDGNGNTADLQAWLAANGGASSSDACSSVTWSNDYSALSDDCGATGSVSVTFTVTDDCGNSSTSSATFTIQDTTAPTIAIAASDLTVECDGNGNTADLQAWLAANGGASSSDACSSVTWSNNYASLSDDCGATGSVSVTFTATDDCGNSSSSSATFTIQDTTNPEFTSNLPSDVSVSCDNVPTAETLTASDNCSSNATVVVDDEIITDESACAGEYIILRTWTATDDCGNFITYTQTISVYDNTTPVLDTPYDEQIEVNCSEIPDIPQLEFSDNCSGIASVDYNENTTTISIYEYYIEREWLVSDNCGNVATFNQTIHVNVDQPFNAIPYSICTDEEPINLFTILDGSLPTNGEWIEVTNSGGLNGNMFDPNGVATGYYTIQYIVTLENNACPSKFEIYLNVNDDCVVLPACDIVIYNAVSPNNDGSNDMFVIDGIECYPNNTVEIYNRWGILVYETKGYDNLIRSFKGYSEGRTTLNKNELLPDGTYFYILNYKDEEGKTHDKSGYLYLNK, encoded by the coding sequence ATGAGAGTATTTAAATTTAATCTGTTGCTTATTTTATTCGCAATTGGTAATTGTTATTCACAGTTTACAACCGATAAGCCAGATTTGAGATTGTGTGGAAATTCTCCAAATTATTATTTGGACTATTTCAATTGTACGTCTAACAATTATACGTTAGATAATGTTTTTTTAAGTTTGACTGATGTAAACGGAGTACCACTAGACACAACTACATGTACACCAGGCACTAGTCACACTATGTACATCATGTTGAACTATACTTCAAATTCTAATAGTGATATTTATCATGCAAGAATGTTTGCCGATTTAATTGTCAATGGTAGTTCAACTTCTTTAAACGTAAGTCTTGGAACCGTAGCACCAGGAAGTGGACAAAGATTATTATATGGTCCTTTTAACTGGGTTTGTGGCCAAGAAATTATGCTCGATAGAATCTTAATTGTTTGGAAAACAAGTGGTAACAATAATTTACTCGTTCCTTACAACTGTCATTCTTACAACAGATCACAATGTGAATATCCTGGAAGCGTTGTAGTTGTTGCACCACTAGCAGTTCAATTTAATTATGAAGGTTGTACTTCTGGGAACCTTGCAACTATTAATTTTGAATCTACAACAACTGGAGGAAACCCTCCCTACTCATATGCATGGGATTTTGATTCAGATGGTATTATAGATTCTACTCAAGAGAACCCTATAAATACCTATACGTCTTTATCTGCAACAACTGCAACATTAACAGTAACAGATTCATATGGCACAACAAATACTTTTTCAGTTTTATTAAATTTTCCGTCTGAGCTACTAATTAATGCTAATGTTCAAGGGTTAACCTGTGATCCAAACTCTACAGCATCAATAGATTTAACAGTAAGTGGAGGAACTCCACCTTATACTTATAGCTGGAATACTGGATCAACAAATGAAGATGTTTCTGGTTTAAGCGAAGGCACTTACAATGTTACTGTAACAGATGCTATTGGATGTATTAAAACCTATTCAACTACTATTTCTCAAATTGTTTGTTGTGAATTTTTAGTAACATGTCCTACATTTCCTCCAACAACTTTAGAATGTTATGATTTACTTCCTATTGAAGGAGAAATTTCTGAAAGTGATTTTGAAGCATTAGGAAATGGTGATGGATTTATAGGAGATAATCCGTGTGGAATTATATTAATAACTGTACAAAATAGTGCTTATGCAGGTTGTAATTCAAATGTTATAAGAACATATACAGTTACTGAATACCAAGACGACAATAATAATGGTATTCATGATCCAAACGAAACAACAATATTAAATACATTTACTTGTAATCAAACTATTTTAATAAACGATACTACGGCACCAACTATTGATATTGCCGCTGCTGATTTAACTGTGGAATGTGACGGTAATGGAAATACTGCCGATTTACAAGCTTGGTTAGCTTCAAACGGTGGAGCTTCCTCTTCAGATGCGTGTTCTTCGGTAACTTGGTCGAATAACTATTCTAGTCTTTCTGATGATTGTGGCGCTACAGGTTCGGTAAGTGTAACCTTTATTGCAACCGATGATTGTGGTAATAGTTCAAGCTCTTCAGCAACTTTTACTATTCAAGACACTACTGCGCCAACGATTGACATTTTGGCTTCCGATTTAACTGTTGAATGTGACGGAAACGGAAACGCTGCTGAATTACAAGCTTGGTTAGCTGCTAACGGAGGCGCTTCTTCTTCAGATGCTTGTTCTTCAGTGACTTGGTCTAACAACTACGCTAGTCTTTCTGATGATTGTGGCGCTACAGGTTCGGTAAGTGTAACCTTTACTGCAACCGATGATTGTGGTAATAGTTCAAGCTCTTCAGCTACTTTTACTATTGTCGATACTACTGCACCAACTATTGATATTGTCGCTGCTGATGTAACAGTGGAATGTGATGGTAATGGAAATACTGCTGATTTACAAGCTTGGTTAGCTTCAAACGGTGGAGCTTCTTCTTCAGATAGTTGTTCTTCAGTGACTTGGTCGAATGATTATTCTGCTTTGTCTGATGATTGTGGTGCGACTGGTTCGGTTACTGTAACTTTTACTGCTACTGATGATTGTGGTAATAGTTCAAGCTCTTCAGCTACTTTTACTATTCAAGATACTACAGCACCAACTATTGCTATTGCTGCTGCTGATTTAACTGTGGAATGTGACGGTAATGGAAACACCGCCGATTTACAAGCTTGGCTTTCTTCTAATGGTGGAGCTTCTTCTTCAGATGCTTGTTCAAATGTGACTTGGTCTAACAACTATTCTAGTCTTTCTGATGATTGTGGCGCTACGGGTTCGGTAAGTGTAACTTTCACTGCAACCGATGATTGTGGTAACAGTTCAAGCTCTTCGGCTACTTTTACTATTCAAGATACTACTGCGCCAACGATTGACATTTTGGCTTCCGATTTAACTGTTGAATGTGACGGTAATGGAAACACCGCCGATTTACAAGCTTGGCTTTCTTCTAATGGTGGAGCTTCTTCTTCAGATGCTTGTTCAAATGTGACTTGGTCTAACAACTATTCTAGTCTTTCTGATGATTGTGGGGCGACTGGTTCAGTTACTGTAACTTTCACCGCTACGGATGATTGTGGTAACAGTTCCACTTCTTCTGCAACATTCACTATTCAAGATACTACAGCACCAACTATTGCTATTGCTGCTGCTGATTTAACTGTGGAATGTGATGGTAATGGAAACACTGCCGATTTACAAGCTTGGTTAGCTTCAAATGGTGGAGCTTCTTCTTCAGATAACTGTTCTTCAGTAACTTGGTCGAATGATTATTCTGCTTTGTCTGATGATTGTGGGGCGACTGGTTCGGTTACTGTAACTTTCACTGCAACCGATAATTGTGGTAATAGTTCAAGTTCTTCGGCTACTTTTACTATTCAAGATACTACAGCACCAACTATTGATATTGTGGCTTCCGATTTAACAGTGGAATGTGACGGTAATGGAAACACTGCCGATTTACAAGCTTGGTTAGCTTCAAATGGTGGAGCTTCTTCTTCAGATAACTGTTCTTCAGTAACTTGGTCGAATGATTATTCTGCTTTGTCTGATGATTGTGGGGCGACTGGTTCGGTTACTGTAACTTTCACTGCAACCGATGATTGTGGTAATAGTTCAAGCTCTTCGGCTACTTTTACTATTCAAGATACAACTCCACCAACTATTGATATTGTGGCTGCTGATTTAACAGTCGAATGTGATGGTAATGGAAACACTGCTGATTTACAAGCTTGGTTAGCTTCAAATGGTGGAGCTTCGGCTTCAGATAGCTGTTCTTCAGTAACTTGGTCGAATGACTATTCTAGTCTTTCTGATGATTGTGGCGCTACGGGTTCGGTAAGTGTAACTTTCACTGCAATCGATGATTGTGGTAACAGTTCAAGCTCTTCGGCTACTTTTACTATTCAAGATACTACTGCGCCAACGATTGACATTTTGGCTTCCGATTTAACTGTTGAATGTGACGGAAACGGAAACGCTGCTGAATTACAAGCTTGGTTAGCTGCTAACGGAGGCGCTTCTTCTTCAGATGCTTGTTCTTCAGTGACTTGGTCTAACAACTATTCTAGTCTTTCTGATGATTGTGGCGCTACAGGTTCGGTAAGTGTAACCTTTACTGCAACCGATGATTGTGGTAATAGTTCAAGCTCTTCAGCAACTTTTACTATTGTCGATACTACTGCACCAACTATTGATATTGTCGCTGCTGATGTAACAGTGGAATGTGATGGTAATGGAAATACTGCTGATTTACAAGCTTGGCTTTCTTCTAATGGTGGAGCTTCTTCTTCAGATGCTTGTTCAAATGTGACTTGGTCTAACAACTATTCTAGTCTTTCTGATGATTGTGGCGCTACGGGTTCGGTAAGTATAACTTTCACTGCAACCGATGATTGTGGTAACAGTTCCACTTCTTCTGCAACATTCACTATTCAAGATACTACAGCACCAACTATTGCTATTGCTGCTGCTGATTTAACTGTGGAATGTGATGGTAATGGAAACACTGCCGATTTACAAGCTTGGTTAGCTGCTAACGGAGGCGCTTCTTCTTCTGATGCTTGTTCGTCGGTAACTTGGTCGAATGATTATTCTGCTTTGTCTGATGATTGTGGGGCGACTGGTTCGGTAAGTGTAACCTTTACTGCAACCGATGATTGTGGTAATAGTTCAAGCTCTTCAGCAACTTTTACTATTCAAGACACTACTGCGCCAACGATTGACATTTTGGCTTCCGATTTAACTGTGGAATGTGATGGTAATGGAAACACTGCTGATTTACAAGCTTGGTTAGCTTCAAACGGTGGAGCTTCTTCTTCTGATGCTTGTTCGTCGGTAACTTGGTCTAACAACTATTCTAGTCTTTCTGATGATTGTGGGGCGACTGGTTCGGTTACTGTAACTTTCACTGCAACCGATGATTGTGGTAATAGTTCAAGCTCTTCAGCAACTTTTACTATTCAAGACACTACTGCGCCAACGATTGACATTTTGGCTTCCGATTTAACTGTTGAATGTGATGGTAATGGAAACACCGCCGATTTACAAGCTTGGTTAGCTTCAAATGGTGGAGCTTCGGCTTCAGATAGCTGTTCTTCAGTAACTTGGTCGAATGACTATTCTAGTCTTTCTGATGATTGTGGCGCTACGGGTTCGGTAAGTGTAACTTTCACTGCAATCGATGATTGTGGTAACAGTTCAAGCTCTTCGGCTACTTTTACTATTCAAGATACTACTGCGCCAACGATTGACATTTTGGCTTCCGATTTAACTGTTGAATGTGACGGAAACGGAAACGCTGCTGAATTACAAGCTTGGTTAGCTGCTAACGGAGGCGCTTCTTCTTCAGATGCTTGTTCTTCAGTGACTTGGTCTAACAACTATTCTAGTCTTTCTGATGATTGTGGTACTACAGGTTCGGTAAGTGTAACTTTCACTGCAACCGATGATTGTGGTAATAGTTCAAGCTCTTCAGCTACTTTTACTATTGTCGATACTACTGCACCAACTATTGATATTGTCGCTGCTGATGTAACAGTGGAATGTGATGGTAATGGAAATACTGCTGATTTACAAGCTTGGTTAGCTTCAAACGGTGGAGCTTCTTCTTCAGATAGTTGTTCTTCAGTGACTTGGTCGAATGATTATTCTGCTTTGTCTGATGATTGTGGGGCGACTGGTTCGGTTACTGTAACTTTCACTGCAACCGATGATTGTGGTAATAGTTCAAGCTCTTCGGCTACTTTTACTATTCAAGATACTACTGCGCCAACGATTGCTATTGCTGCTGCTGATTTAACTGTGGAATGTGATGGTAATGGAAACACTGCCGATTTACAAGCTTGGTTAGCTTCAAATGGTGGAGCTTCTTCTTCAGATAACTGTTCTTCAGTAACTTGGTCGAATGATTATTCTGCTTTGTCTGATGATTGTGGGGCGACTGGTTCGGTTACTGTAACTTTCACTGCAACCGATAATTGTGGTAATAGTTCAAGTTCTTCGGCTACTTTTACTATTCAAGATACTACAGCACCAACTATTGATATTGTGGCTTCCGATTTAACAGTGGAATGTGACGGTAATGGAAACACTGCCGATTTACAAGCTTGGTTAGCTTCAAATGGTGGAGCTTCTTCTTCAGATAACTGTTCTTCAGTAACTTGGTCGAATGATTATTCTGCTTTGTCTGATGATTGTGGGGCGACTGGTTCGGTTACTGTAACTTTCACTGCAACCGATGATTGTGGTAATAGTTCGACTTCTTCGGCTACTTTTACTATTCAAGATACTACAGCACCAACTATTGATATTGTCGCTGCTGATTTAACTGTGGAATGTGACGGTAATGGAAATACTGTTGATTTACAAACTTGGTTAGCTGCTAACGGAGGCGCTTCGGCTTCAGATAGTTGTTCTTCAGTAACTTGGTCTAACAACTATTCTAGTCTTTCTGATGATTGTGGGGCGACTGGTTCGATTACTGTAACTTTTACTGCAACAGATGATTGTGGTAACAGTTCAAGCTCTTCGGCTACTTTTACTATTCAAGATACTACAGCACCAACTATTGATATTGTCGCTGCTGATTTAACTGTGGAATGTGACGGTAATGGAAATACTGTTGATTTACAAACTTGGTTAGCTGCTAACGGAGGCGCTTCTTCTTCTGATGCTTGTTCTTCAGTGACTTGGTCTAACAACTATTCTAGTCTTTCTGATGATTGTGGGGCGACTGGTTCGGTTACTGTAACTTTCACTGCAACCGATGATTGTGGTAATAGTTCAAGCTCTTCGGCTACTTTTACTATTCAAGATACAACTCCACCAACTATTGATATTGTGGCTGCTGATTTAACAGTCGAATGTGATGGTAATGGAAACACTGCTGATTTACAAGCTTGGTTAGCTTCAAATGGTGGAGCTTCGGCTTCAGATAGCTGTTCTTCAGTAACTTGGTCGAATGACTATTCTAGTCTTTCTGATGATTGTGGCGCTACGGGTTCGGTAAGTGTAACTTTCACTGCAATCGATGATTGTGGTAACAGTTCAAGCTCTTCGGCTACTTTTACTATTCAAGATACTACTGCGCCAACGATTGACATTTTGGCTTCCGATTTAACTGTTGAATGTGACGGAAACGGAAACGCTGCTGAATTACAAGCTTGGTTAGCTGCTAACGGAGGCGCTTCTTCTTCAGATGCTTGTTCTTCAGTGACTTGGTCTAACAACTATTCTAGTCTTTCTGATGATTGTGGTACTACAGGTTCGGTAAGTGTAACTTTCACTGCAACCGATGATTGTGGTAATAGTTCAAGCTCTTCAGCTACTTTTACTATTGTCGATACTACTGCACCAACTATTGATATTGTCGCTGCTGATGTAACAGTGGAATGTGATGGTAATGGAAATACTGCTGATTTACAAGCTTGGTTAGCTTCAAACGGTGGAGCTTCTTCTTCAGATAGTTGTTCTTCAGTGACTTGGTCGAATGATTATTCTGCTTTGTCTGATGATTGTGGGGCGACTGGTTCGGTTACTGTAACTTTCACTGCAACCGATGATTGTGGTAATAGTTCAAGCTCTTCGGCTACTTTTACTATTCAAGATACTACTGCGCCAACGATTGCTATTGCTGCTGCTGATTTAACTGTGGAATGTGATGGTAATGGAAACACTGCCGATTTACAAGCTTGGTTAGCTTCAAATGGTGGAGCTTCTTCTTCAGATAACTGTTCTTCAGTAACTTGGTCGAATGATTATTCTGCTTTGTCTGATGATTGTGGGGCGACTGGTTCGGTTACTGTAACTTTCACTGCAACCGATAATTGTGGTAATAGTTCAAGTTCTTCGGCTACTTTTACTATTCAAGATACTACAGCACCAACTATTGATATTGTGGCTTCCGATTTAACAGTGGAATGTGACGGTAATGGAAACACTGCCGATTTACAAGCTTGGTTAGCTTCAAATGGTGGAGCTTCTTCTTCAGATAACTGTTCTTCAGTAACTTGGTCGAATGATTATTCTGCTTTGTCTGATGATTGTGGGGCGACTGGTTCGGTTACTGTAACTTTCACTGCAACCGATGATTGTGGTAATAGTTCGACTTCTTCGGCTACTTTTACTATTCAAGATACTACAGCACCAACTATTGATATTGTCGCTGCTGATTTAACTGTGGAATGTGACGGTAATGGAAATACTGTTGATTTACAAACTTGGTTAGCTGCTAACGGAGGCGCTTCGGCTTCAGATAGTTGTTCTTCAGTAACTTGGTCTAACAACTATTCTAGTCTTTCTGATGATTGTGGGGCGACTGGTTCGATTACTGTAACTTTTACTGCAACAGATGATTGTGGTAACAGTTCAAGCTCTTCGGCTACTTTTACTATTCAAGATACTACAGCACCAACTATTGATATTGTCGCTGCTGATTTAACTGTGGAATGTGACGGTAATGGAAATACTGTTGATTTACAAACTTGGTTAGCTGCTAACGGAGGCGCTTCGGCTTCAGATAGTTGTTCTTCAGTAACTTGGTCTAACAACTATTCTAGTCTTTCTGATGATTGTGGGGCGACTGGTTCGATTACTGTAACTTTTACTGCAACAGATGATTGTGGTAACAGTTCAAGCTCTTCGGCTACTTTTACTATTCAAGATACTACAGCACCAACTATTGATATTGTGGCTTCCGATTTAACTGTGGAATGTGACGGTAATGGAAACACCGCCGATTTACAAGCTTGGTTAGCTTCAAACGGTGGAGCTTCTTCTTCAGATAACTGTTCTTCAGTGACTTGGTCGAATGATTATTCTGCTTTGTCTGATGATTGTGGGGCGACTGGTTCGGTAACTGTAACTTTTACTGCAACCGATGATTGTGGAAACAGCGCAAGTTCTTCAGCTACTTTTACTATTGTAGATACTACGGCACCAACTATTGATATTTTGGCTTCCGATTTAACTGTTGAATGTGATGGTAATGGAAACACCGCCTATTTACAAGCTTGGTTAGCTGCTAACGGTGGCGCTTCTTCTTCTGATGCTTGTTCTTCAGTGACTTGGTCGAATGATTATTCTGCTTTGTCTGATGATTGTGGTGCTACGGGTTCGGTAAGTGTAACTTTCACCGCTACAGATGATTGTGGTAATAGTTCAAGTTCTTCAGCTACTTTTACTATTCAAGACACTACTGCGCCAACGATTGACATTTTGGCTTCCGATTTAACTGTTGAATGTGATGGTAATGGAAACACCGCCGATTTACAAGCTTGGTTAGCTGCTAACGGAGGCGCTTCTTCTTCTGATGCTTGTTCGTCGGTAACTTGGTCTAACAACTACGCTAGTCTTTCTGATGATTGTGGCGCTACGGGTTCGGTAAGTGTAACTTTCACTGCAACCGATGATTGTGGTAACAGTTCAAGCTCTTCGGCTACTTTTACTATTCAAGACACTACTGCGCCAACGATTGACATTTTGGCTTCCGATTTAACTGTTGAATGTGATGGTAATGGAAACACCGCCGATTTACAAGCTTGGTTAGCTGCTAACGGAGGCGCTTCTTCTTCTGATGCTTGTTCTTCAGTGACTTGGTCGAATGATTATTCTGCTTTGTCTGATGATTGTGGGGCGACTGGTTCGGTAAGTGTAACTTTCACCGTTACAGATGATTGTGGTAACAGTTCCACTTCTTCGGCTACTTTTACTATTCAAGATACAACTGCACCAACTATTGCTATCGCTGCTTCAGATTTAACTGTGGAATGTGATGGTAATGGAAACACCGCCGATTTACAAGCTTGGTTAGCTGCTAACGGAGGCGCTTCTTCTTCTGATGCTTGTTCGTCGGTAACTTGGTCTAACAACTACGCTAGTCTTTCTGATGATTGTGGAGCAACTGGTTCGGTAAGCGTAACTTTCACTGCAACCGATGATTGTGGTAACAGTTCAAGCTCTTCGGCTACTTTTACCATTCAAGATACTACAAATCCTGAGTTTACATCAAATTTACCATCAGACGTTTCAGTTTCTTGTGATAATGTTCCGACAGCTGAAACGTTAACAGCCTCAGATAATTGTTCTTCAAATGCTACAGTTGTAGTTGATGATGAAATTATTACTGATGAAAGTGCTTGTGCTGGAGAATATATTATTTTAAGAACTTGGACTGCAACAGACGATTGTGGAAACTTTATTACTTATACACAAACAATAAGTGTTTATGATAATACAACTCCTGTTCTTGATACCCCTTATGATGAACAAATTGAAGTAAATTGTAGTGAAATTCCCGATATTCCTCAATTAGAATTTAGTGATAATTGTTCTGGTATTGCAAGTGTAGATTATAATGAAAATACAACTACAATCAGTATTTATGAATATTATATTGAGAGAGAATGGTTAGTAAGTGATAACTGTGGAAATGTTGCTACATTTAATCAAACTATTCATGTAAATGTTGACCAACCTTTCAATGCTATTCCTTATTCGATTTGTACAGATGAGGAACCAATAAATTTATTTACTATTTTAGACGGATCGTTACCTACAAATGGAGAATGGATTGAAGTTACAAACTCTGGTGGACTAAATGGAAATATGTTTGATCCAAATGGAGTTGCAACTGGCTATTATACAATTCAATACATAGTTACATTAGAAAATAATGCTTGTCCTTCTAAATTTGAAATATATTTGAATGTTAATGACGATTGCGTTGTTTTACCTGCTTGTGACATTGTAATTTATAATGCAGTTTCTCCAAACAATGATGGTTCTAACGATATGTTTGTAATTGATGGAATTGAATGCTACCCAAATAATACTGTTGAAATTTATAACAGATGGGGAATATTGGTTTATGAGACAAAAGGTTATGATAATTTAATTCGTTCATTTAAAGGATATTCTGAGGGCAGAACTACTTTAAATAAAAATGAATTATTACCAGATGGAACATACTTCTATATCTTGAATTACAAAGATGAAGAGGGCAAAACACACGATAAATCAGGATATTTATATCTTAATAAATAA